In Pseudomonadota bacterium, the DNA window GCCAGACGCCGATCGTGCGGACGAGTCGCCCTCCTGCCCGCCATCACCGTATGAAAGCGCCACCTCGCTGATGGGCTGAAAATCGTCTAGGGTCTGAGGTACATCCTTACCTTGTTTGGCACCGCCATGACCTAACGCGGAAAGCGTACGTTCGCCGCCGGACGTCTTGATGCCGGTTCCAGCGGCTCGGGGTGGCGTGGAAGCAACTATAACCTCATGCTTGTTAGGGCCGGCATGGAGCGCATAGGACAGGCCGTCTAAAATCGCCTTGATTGCCTCATCCACAGGCACCGATTGCAGGGCGAGGGAGACTCGCCATGACACGATGTTTGGGTCCAAAGAATTTACCTCGATCCCGGTTTCAAGGACAAGTAACTGCAAAACTTCGCCGAGCGGAACCTGCTCCAGATGGGCATCGATAAGACCGTTAGCATAACGCAGTTCCAGAGTGCTCGTGGAAGGCTCGGCAGCGAATAGCGAGTGCGAACTCAAGGCAAAGAGGAATACACCGCCGACAAAAACGGCCCAACGTGGATGCCGACTAGGGGAAACGATCAACTTGGTGCGCATAGCCATTATCCTACGTTCATCTCGGACAGAGAAATTTGATCTCCTCCGCGCGCGACCGCGGGGAGGAGATCAATAACTCGGCTGGGCCAGCCGACTAGAGTGGAGCACCTTGGAAGCAAACCACCGAGAGGGCGGAATGATTAACGGTCATGTTCCGGTTACCCGCCTCTCGCTCTCTGCCCAAAAAACGGAACTTGTGATTCCCTGCAGGGACGCTCTCGAAGATGTTGGTAGCCACTGGCCACACGTTTGGGTCCGCTTGCCCACCTACGTCTGCGAGATCGATGGTGCGCTTAGAAGCACCGGGAGAGGAAGGATTTGAATTATTCCGGCTCACGACGAAATCGTAGAGCTGTTCGTCATCATTTCCACCGGGATTGACTGCATTTGTGCTCGCCATGGCGACACATTGATGGTTGCCGGCAGCCAGGTTGACGTCCCTGCTGAGAATTGTTGTCCATGCAGGAAAGTCATCCAGTACGACATTGCCTGTCGAAGCTAAGCCGTCTGCACCATCCACCGCCAGCACCGAATGCGGAAACACCGCAAGCAAGATGGGTAGTAGGCTAGCCAAAGCGATCTCCTGCAATAGGGTGTGGCTATTTCCAGCAATTCTCCAATTGCTAATTGACAATACTTTGCTGTTCATGATGATTACCTCTGTCAGTTAAATAGTAGATAAAATCACGGTCTTGTTGACCGTGTGCCAGGAGGTGTCCCGGCGTTCGCTGCAAGGGTTTACTCTTGCAGTGGGGACAGAATACCGAGGTGCTACAAGGGAAACTATTGCAGGAACTTGAGGATTATTGAGGATGGGCGGTACCGGCACGTGCGCCCCGCCGAGGCATACGACGACACGATACTAACGCGCCCGTCCCTTGGTGCTCCCCGCATCCAGGCATCCGCCTACCGGTTTTTGCGGTTGCCATCCAGGCCCCGCAGTATTACTATTTCTTTTCCAGTAATACCAAAAGGACAAGAACATGAGCACCACGGTCACCAGCAAGGGACAGGTCACCATACCCAAGCCTATTCGCGAGTACCTGGGCCTCAAGGAGGGCAGCCAAGTGGACTTCGAGTACACCGCCGACGGCCAGGTAAATCTCCGTCCGGTCAAGTCTCTATCCAAGAGGAAAAAGGCCGGGAGTCGTTTCGCGGCGCTCAGGAGCACCGG includes these proteins:
- a CDS encoding AbrB/MazE/SpoVT family DNA-binding domain-containing protein, which translates into the protein MSTTVTSKGQVTIPKPIREYLGLKEGSQVDFEYTADGQVNLRPVKSLSKRKKAGSRFAALRSTGRRLGMSTDEYMNLIRGYDRDEDDPGFKNLK